The following are encoded in a window of Flavobacterium sp. WC2421 genomic DNA:
- the trpC gene encoding indole-3-glycerol phosphate synthase TrpC — MNILDKIIVDKKREVILKKSIIPVSQLEASIFFDKKTISLSENLRNSTTGIIAEHKRRSPSKSVINHSFTVEEVVKGYETAGACGISVLTDGKYFGGSLDDLLLARASVNIPLLRKEFIVDEYQILEAKAHGADLILLIAAVLTRDEIKLLSEFAKSLGLEVLLEVHNQEELEKSIMPTLDMIGVNNRNLKTFEVSLDFSKQLADKIPNEFVKVSESGISSIEAITELKPYGYKGFLIGENFMKTDNAGQAAAEFIKQLTR, encoded by the coding sequence ATGAACATACTCGATAAAATAATAGTTGATAAAAAACGAGAAGTCATTCTCAAGAAATCCATAATTCCCGTTTCGCAATTGGAAGCTTCGATTTTCTTTGATAAAAAGACTATTTCATTAAGTGAAAACTTAAGAAACAGTACTACTGGAATCATTGCGGAGCACAAACGTCGTTCTCCTTCAAAATCAGTTATCAATCATAGTTTTACCGTAGAAGAAGTGGTAAAAGGATATGAAACTGCCGGTGCTTGTGGTATTTCAGTATTGACTGATGGGAAATATTTTGGAGGTTCTTTGGATGATTTGCTTTTGGCAAGAGCTTCAGTGAATATTCCGCTATTGCGAAAAGAATTTATTGTCGATGAATACCAAATCCTAGAAGCCAAAGCACATGGAGCCGATTTGATTCTACTAATCGCAGCGGTTTTAACGCGTGACGAAATCAAATTATTATCTGAGTTTGCCAAAAGTTTAGGTCTCGAGGTTTTACTTGAAGTGCATAACCAAGAAGAATTAGAAAAATCAATCATGCCTACCTTAGATATGATAGGTGTGAACAATAGAAACCTAAAAACCTTCGAGGTAAGTTTGGATTTCAGTAAGCAATTGGCTGATAAAATCCCGAATGAGTTCGTCAAAGTTTCCGAAAGTGGAATATCGTCAATCGAAGCCATAACCGAATTAAAGCCGTATGGATACAAAGGTTTTTTAATTGGTGAAAACTTCATGAAAACAGATAATGCTGGTCAAGCTGCAGCAGAATTTATAAAGCAATTAACTCGTTAG
- the trpD gene encoding anthranilate phosphoribosyltransferase: protein MKNILNRLINHEMLSKEEAKNVLINISNGSYNPSQISAFLTVYMMRSISIEELAGFREALLELCIRVDLASYNAIDLCGTGGDGKDTFNISTLASFIAAGAGIKVAKHGNYGVSSISGSSNVMEKLGIKFSNENDFLERSIDKAGICILHAPLFHPAMKNVGPIRKELAVKTFFNMLGPMVNPSFPKNQLVGVFNLELARMYAYLYQNTDVNFTILHSLDGYDEVSLTSPTKIITSSMEGMLSHESFGVRLLSQSEIEGGKTIDESAQMFTDILSGKGNEAQNNVVCANAAMAIATVTKCTPLEGFGQAKESLLSGKGLKALKTLQELSK, encoded by the coding sequence ATGAAAAACATACTAAATAGATTAATCAACCACGAAATGCTATCCAAAGAAGAGGCAAAAAATGTATTGATTAATATCTCAAACGGAAGTTATAATCCAAGTCAGATTTCCGCTTTTTTAACCGTGTATATGATGCGTAGCATTAGTATTGAGGAACTTGCAGGATTTAGAGAAGCACTATTGGAATTGTGCATTCGTGTTGATTTAGCATCCTATAATGCTATTGATTTATGTGGAACTGGTGGTGACGGAAAAGACACTTTCAATATCTCTACATTGGCTTCATTTATAGCGGCTGGTGCGGGGATTAAAGTCGCCAAACATGGTAATTACGGTGTTTCTTCCATCTCTGGATCTAGTAATGTCATGGAAAAACTAGGAATCAAATTCAGTAATGAAAATGACTTCTTGGAAAGAAGTATTGATAAAGCTGGAATTTGTATTTTACATGCTCCCCTTTTTCATCCCGCTATGAAAAATGTAGGTCCAATCCGAAAAGAATTGGCCGTAAAAACCTTTTTCAATATGTTAGGACCAATGGTAAATCCTTCCTTTCCAAAAAATCAGTTGGTGGGTGTTTTTAACTTAGAACTAGCTAGAATGTATGCGTATTTATACCAAAATACCGATGTGAATTTCACTATTTTACATTCATTAGATGGCTATGATGAAGTTTCATTGACTAGCCCAACAAAGATTATCACTAGCAGTATGGAAGGAATGTTATCCCATGAAAGTTTTGGTGTTCGCCTTTTATCACAAAGTGAAATAGAAGGAGGGAAAACAATTGATGAATCAGCTCAAATGTTTACTGACATTCTATCCGGTAAAGGAAATGAAGCGCAGAATAATGTGGTATGTGCCAATGCGGCCATGGCAATTGCAACAGTGACAAAATGCACGCCACTAGAAGGATTTGGTCAAGCCAAAGAAAGTTTACTTTCAGGAAAAGGATTAAAAGCGTTGAAGACGTTGCAGGAGTTAAGTAAATAA